From Bacteroidota bacterium, one genomic window encodes:
- a CDS encoding benzoyl-CoA reductase subunit A codes for MKKYYLGVDLGSTTSKAVIINEDDEIIGRGITNTRANYSVAADIARMEAIYNARFSVLKRNLEKEIALRPEYKKYIDDLESVFQYEEFKIRLDKLGEELFKTCRVYFKGDMQEFVLEKLRAIRKTIKPKIKNEYIYGNLGGKNQFFRDVVSEKYNEEVNKLDKSLFEPMMTVWDKSITPAENEVVNFDFKTLIHQAMEVLRDKYENLPDTPTDVPFVNDSAFDAEMYLLKGDFKNVSESLRSHIDEVADLEFNIENMTGTGYGRALLPFPQDCIRSEILCHAFGAHAVFPNTRTVLDIGGQDTKAIQVDKYGLVTSFQMNDRCAAGCGRYLGYIADEMSISLNELGPMAMQAEKEVTICSTCTVFAGAELRELTNLGEKRADILGGLHKAIIMRAMSLIARSGGVFNEFTFTGGVARNPAVIKYLGQLVRENYGDGITINIHTDSIFMGALGGAMFARRNISTDLPSKSNTAEVSVG; via the coding sequence ATGAAGAAATATTACCTCGGTGTTGATCTGGGATCAACTACTTCCAAAGCGGTTATCATCAATGAGGACGATGAAATTATTGGCCGTGGAATCACCAATACCCGCGCAAATTATTCGGTTGCCGCTGATATTGCACGTATGGAGGCGATTTACAATGCTCGTTTTTCGGTACTCAAGAGGAATCTGGAAAAAGAAATAGCACTTCGCCCGGAATACAAAAAATACATCGATGACCTGGAAAGCGTATTTCAGTATGAAGAATTCAAAATCCGTCTGGATAAACTTGGAGAAGAATTATTTAAAACCTGCCGGGTTTATTTTAAAGGTGATATGCAGGAATTTGTTCTTGAAAAACTCCGGGCTATACGTAAAACCATCAAGCCAAAAATTAAAAATGAATACATCTACGGAAATTTGGGTGGTAAAAATCAGTTCTTCCGTGATGTTGTTTCAGAAAAATACAATGAAGAAGTAAACAAGCTCGATAAGTCTCTATTCGAGCCAATGATGACGGTTTGGGATAAAAGTATCACTCCTGCTGAAAATGAAGTGGTGAATTTTGATTTTAAAACACTCATTCACCAGGCGATGGAAGTGCTCCGTGACAAGTATGAAAATCTTCCCGATACTCCCACCGATGTTCCTTTTGTCAACGACAGTGCATTTGATGCCGAGATGTATTTATTGAAAGGTGATTTCAAGAATGTTTCGGAATCCCTTCGTTCGCATATTGACGAGGTAGCGGATCTTGAATTCAATATTGAAAACATGACCGGGACCGGTTATGGCCGGGCGCTCTTGCCTTTTCCACAGGATTGTATCCGTTCGGAAATTCTGTGTCATGCATTCGGTGCACACGCGGTTTTTCCGAATACACGCACTGTTCTCGATATCGGCGGACAGGATACCAAAGCGATACAAGTAGATAAATACGGACTCGTAACCAGTTTCCAGATGAACGATCGTTGCGCTGCGGGTTGTGGCCGTTATCTGGGATACATTGCTGATGAAATGAGTATTTCTCTCAATGAACTTGGGCCAATGGCTATGCAAGCGGAGAAGGAAGTAACCATTTGTTCGACTTGTACGGTGTTTGCCGGAGCGGAACTTCGGGAGTTGACAAATCTCGGCGAAAAACGGGCGGATATTCTCGGTGGCTTGCACAAAGCGATCATTATGCGCGCCATGTCTCTCATTGCAAGATCCGGCGGTGTCTTCAATGAATTTACGTTTACCGGTGGTGTTGCCAGAAACCCTGCGGTGATCAAATATCTCGGACAACTTGTGCGTGAAAATTATGGTGATGGAATCACGATCAATATCCACACAGACTCAATATTTATGGGTGCTCTGGGTGGTGCCATGTTCGCCAGAAGAAACATCAGCACCGACCTTCCTTCTAAATCCAACACGGCCGAAGTTTCAGTCGGATAA
- the bcrB gene encoding benzoyl-CoA reductase subunit B gives MGNPQEALKEKSMIIQKEMLGNLFTELSTAKEKGKKVVYTFVPGNLTELILALDMLPVYPEINALQSGMRKKSGAYIKDAEKLGFSEDVCTYVKCDIGMMLSGNIGPTGEKLPDPDMLLLSYTGCFTFMKWFENLERLYPGVEIAMLHTPYQEDGKITEDQVNYMVKQMKEDVIPKLEKVAGKKLDYSRLSGMLEKSAEAEEYWSKVLQSAKNRPSPIDSYFAGVYYMGPLFSAFRGTQEAVEYYKELYNEVTERLNLGLHPINPEGELKEERFRLVVEGPPNWTNFREFWKIFYDMGAVIVASTYTKVGGLYDLGFRHEPEKPLESLAKYCMGCYTNLNLPQRVDLLEYYIKEYKADGFLINSIKSCNSFSAGQLLIMREIEQRCGVPVGFIESDLVDPRYFSYANIKNRLESYFQMLQQRKIIMAQEVNV, from the coding sequence ATGGGAAATCCACAGGAAGCATTGAAAGAAAAGAGCATGATCATCCAGAAAGAGATGCTCGGTAATCTTTTCACGGAATTGAGTACAGCGAAAGAAAAAGGAAAAAAAGTTGTCTACACATTCGTCCCCGGCAATCTGACGGAATTGATTTTAGCATTGGATATGTTACCGGTTTATCCGGAGATCAATGCTTTGCAATCCGGGATGAGAAAGAAATCGGGGGCATATATCAAGGACGCGGAAAAACTCGGCTTCAGTGAAGATGTGTGTACTTACGTGAAATGCGACATCGGAATGATGCTCAGTGGCAACATCGGACCAACGGGAGAGAAGCTTCCTGATCCCGACATGTTGCTTCTCAGCTATACTGGTTGCTTCACTTTTATGAAGTGGTTTGAAAATCTTGAGCGTTTGTACCCCGGAGTTGAAATCGCCATGCTGCACACTCCTTATCAGGAAGATGGCAAGATTACCGAGGATCAGGTGAATTACATGGTGAAACAGATGAAGGAAGATGTTATTCCCAAACTTGAAAAAGTCGCCGGGAAAAAACTGGATTACTCTCGTCTGAGCGGCATGCTTGAAAAATCCGCTGAAGCGGAAGAGTATTGGTCAAAGGTTTTGCAGTCTGCAAAAAATCGACCATCACCAATTGATTCTTATTTCGCCGGTGTGTATTACATGGGACCATTGTTTTCCGCATTCCGTGGCACGCAGGAAGCTGTAGAATATTACAAGGAATTGTATAATGAAGTAACCGAGCGACTCAATCTTGGATTGCACCCGATCAATCCGGAAGGTGAACTGAAAGAAGAACGATTCCGCCTGGTTGTGGAAGGACCACCGAACTGGACCAATTTCCGCGAGTTCTGGAAAATCTTTTACGACATGGGTGCGGTGATTGTCGCATCAACCTATACTAAAGTTGGCGGTCTTTATGATCTCGGATTTCGACACGAACCGGAGAAACCACTGGAGAGTCTCGCGAAATATTGTATGGGCTGTTACACCAATCTGAATCTCCCGCAACGTGTTGACCTGCTCGAATACTATATCAAGGAATACAAAGCGGACGGATTCCTTATCAATTCCATCAAGAGTTGTAACAGTTTCTCCGCGGGACAATTATTGATCATGCGTGAAATTGAGCAACGGTGCGGTGTACCGGTTGGATTCATTGAAAGCGACCTTGTGGATCCACGGTACTTCTCCTATGCCAATATCAAAAACAGGCTGGAGTCTTACTTCCAGATGTTGCAACAAAGGAAAATCATCATGGCCCAGGAGGTCAATGTTTGA
- the bcrC gene encoding benzoyl-CoA reductase subunit C — translation MNSAVNILNKRIEECKELAFDLHFRAAKQWKQDGKNRLLVGYLPIYIPREIIHAANALPVGIMGVGDRKQIIKGDAYYQSYICHLPRGVIEMALDDNLNDFDGFLFPAICDCVRNLSGMFKIVKKGKFTRYFDYPQNFDKLIGGVFYRELLETVMEDMYKLNGVKATVAQLNHSISLYNTNRQLIEKIYDIRTEYPWRISATDLYHVLRAGLVIPVEQHNEILQDVVACIGEERGEPMDNIKIVISGSFCEQPPIGLIRSIEMAGCYIVDDDFMLGSRWIIGDVDATTDQPLQALVNSFLTQSTFSSAIYDVDNPKGQRLVDLVKRRKADGVIFCAASFCDPALLDRPDLQKACDAAGINHINFQFHENTGQFKVIKEQAGTFSDSIKLWV, via the coding sequence ATGAATTCTGCTGTAAATATCCTTAATAAGAGGATTGAAGAATGCAAAGAGCTGGCATTTGATTTACATTTTAGGGCTGCAAAGCAGTGGAAGCAGGATGGTAAAAACAGATTATTGGTTGGGTATCTTCCGATTTATATACCACGGGAAATTATTCATGCAGCAAATGCATTGCCTGTAGGAATAATGGGAGTTGGTGATCGTAAGCAGATCATCAAAGGTGACGCGTATTACCAAAGTTATATCTGTCATTTACCAAGAGGTGTAATTGAAATGGCACTCGATGATAACCTGAATGATTTTGATGGATTTCTTTTTCCTGCGATCTGTGATTGCGTCAGAAATCTTTCAGGGATGTTTAAAATTGTAAAGAAGGGAAAGTTCACCCGGTATTTTGATTACCCTCAGAATTTTGACAAGTTGATCGGTGGTGTATTTTATCGTGAGTTACTGGAGACAGTAATGGAGGATATGTACAAATTGAACGGTGTCAAAGCGACGGTTGCTCAACTCAATCATTCAATTTCTCTCTACAATACCAATCGGCAACTGATAGAAAAAATTTACGATATACGCACAGAGTATCCATGGCGTATTTCTGCAACGGATTTGTATCATGTTCTCCGTGCAGGATTAGTTATTCCCGTCGAACAACACAATGAAATTCTGCAGGATGTTGTTGCATGCATCGGAGAAGAAAGAGGTGAACCCATGGACAATATAAAAATTGTCATTTCTGGTTCTTTCTGTGAACAACCTCCGATTGGTTTGATAAGGTCCATTGAAATGGCGGGTTGCTACATTGTTGATGATGATTTTATGTTAGGCTCCCGATGGATTATTGGGGATGTAGATGCAACTACCGATCAGCCTCTGCAGGCACTTGTCAATTCTTTCCTGACACAAAGTACTTTTTCATCCGCGATCTATGATGTAGACAATCCGAAAGGACAACGTCTGGTGGATTTGGTAAAAAGAAGAAAAGCGGATGGTGTCATTTTTTGCGCCGCCAGTTTCTGTGATCCTGCATTGCTCGACCGGCCGGATTTACAAAAGGCATGCGATGCTGCCGGAATTAATCATATCAATTTTCAATTTCACGAAAACACCGGACAGTTCAAAGTTATTAAAGAGCAAGCAGGAACATTCTCTGATTCAATAAAACTTTGGGTTTAA
- a CDS encoding NTP transferase domain-containing protein produces the protein MNSEQNFFKNSPASLILSGGKSGRFPNHQKALLPFSSNTNFIEQIISVYIRSDIKRIQVVIQPEIVLPEKLIQQPEVSVCINHQPDLGRLYSIQCGLKNLKDEEFCFIQNVDSPFIDTQTILSLSKHCFDADCIVPTMDGKRGHPVLISKKIIEYILSIDDYELTLRDILEQFKKVEVKVEQPGILININTPEEYNRYFSKK, from the coding sequence ATGAATTCAGAACAGAATTTTTTTAAAAATTCACCGGCTAGCCTGATCCTTTCGGGAGGAAAGTCAGGACGTTTTCCAAATCATCAAAAAGCGCTATTACCTTTTTCGTCCAATACAAATTTTATTGAACAAATAATAAGTGTTTATATTCGGTCGGATATTAAAAGAATACAAGTTGTCATTCAACCTGAAATAGTATTGCCGGAGAAATTAATTCAACAACCGGAAGTATCCGTTTGCATTAATCATCAACCGGATTTAGGAAGACTTTATTCTATACAATGCGGTTTGAAAAATTTAAAAGACGAGGAATTCTGCTTTATTCAGAATGTCGATAGTCCTTTTATTGATACTCAGACCATACTCAGTTTGAGCAAACATTGCTTTGATGCAGATTGTATTGTTCCGACGATGGATGGAAAAAGAGGGCATCCGGTGCTGATTTCCAAAAAAATCATAGAATATATCCTGAGCATCGACGACTACGAATTAACGTTGCGGGATATACTGGAACAATTTAAAAAGGTAGAAGTCAAAGTAGAACAACCCGGAATCCTGATAAATATCAATACGCCCGAAGAATACAATCGCTATTTTTCAAAAAAATAA
- a CDS encoding SDR family oxidoreductase — translation MEDKKIAIVTGAANGIGKSIARRLVKDNYFVLAVDIDPAGAEKLSIEFNTEEATYILTNICNETEVHTLFSSCISKYHRIDLVVNNAGIIRDNLIWNMSVEEFDTVINVNLKGTWLMCREAASIMKERKNGRIINIASRAWLGNRGQSNYSASKAGVVALTRVLALELGKYNICVNAIAPGLIDTPMTQKLEKVVLQKLIDAQPSKSMGKPEDVANAVAFLANPETGFINGQTIYVDGGKSIGANSGF, via the coding sequence ATGGAAGATAAAAAGATTGCAATCGTTACGGGTGCAGCAAATGGAATTGGAAAATCAATTGCGCGAAGACTGGTGAAGGATAATTATTTTGTACTTGCCGTTGACATTGATCCTGCAGGCGCTGAGAAACTATCCATAGAATTCAACACTGAAGAGGCAACCTATATATTGACAAATATTTGCAATGAAACAGAAGTCCATACTCTTTTTTCTTCATGTATAAGTAAGTACCATCGTATTGATCTTGTTGTTAACAATGCAGGAATTATCAGAGACAATCTTATCTGGAACATGAGTGTTGAAGAGTTTGATACGGTCATCAATGTGAATCTGAAAGGCACCTGGCTGATGTGCCGGGAAGCCGCCAGCATTATGAAGGAACGAAAGAATGGCAGGATCATCAATATCGCTTCACGTGCCTGGTTGGGAAACAGGGGACAGAGTAATTATTCCGCTTCAAAGGCAGGAGTTGTCGCTCTCACCCGTGTTCTTGCTCTTGAATTGGGCAAATACAATATATGCGTAAATGCCATAGCACCCGGACTGATTGATACACCGATGACACAAAAGCTGGAGAAAGTTGTTCTGCAAAAACTGATTGATGCTCAGCCTTCAAAATCGATGGGGAAACCCGAAGATGTTGCAAATGCCGTTGCCTTCCTTGCAAATCCTGAAACAGGTTTTATTAATGGACAAACAATTTATGTAGATGGAGGGAAAAGTATTGGTGCCAATTCCGGCTTTTAG
- a CDS encoding molybdopterin-dependent oxidoreductase, whose product MKVLHLNINGKSYDVPVSEHEMLSNVIREKIGLTGTKIGCSQGSCGACTVMVNDEPVLSCITPALRFENAKITTIEGVAVNGEMHRLQEKFVHKGAIQCGFCTPGMVLTALGLVKNLSADNNLQLDAEKYKARIREGLSGNVCRCTGYKKIIEAVTEYALETETTEKKKAIAEFQEAVPMVGTGRPAIEAEKKAKGLAEYADDIRTKEALHVKFLRSIYPHAKILNVDTLDASRIPGVRYIATGAELPGKFGVLPISHDETAMAIDKVRYIGEIVAAVAADTEEIAADACKVIHVSYQPIREFLTIDDSIHDIGDHEKIHEHTKFNNNIHKKAELRFGDQQEGLNGSDVVSSLTFNFEAVTHAFTEPHAAIAFWDENGLTITTATQVPHYLHRALASVLNVPLNRVRVIKPYVGGGFGGKSDPFPHEIIIAHIARQTGKAVRVKLTREEVFITNHGRHPSRMTIKLGASKDGILQALDADIAIDGGAYGSFGVVTSYYNGVLLQAPYKLSNFGFRTFRVYTNKPQSGAMRGHGAVNSRFAVESLIDEIAHKINMDPVELRMKNFLDSNSMTVGEYRITSNGSRESLQKVTDQSDWKNKHGKLEYGHGMGTGCGFFISGSALPIIWNELPQSVVHLKVDFDGRVVITSGASDIGQGSDTMLAMIVAEVLGIGLERIFVLAADTLLTPVDLGSYSSRVTFMAGNAAKDAAENLRNEIAQTISKNSGVPVDELIFKHGRIISNDKTIDLAWTDAIEQLTAKRGAVSVSGKYISPKLGGNFKGSGAGLSPSYSFGACTAEVKVDVNTGHVKIVNLWGAHDCGKAINPLAVEGQLEGSWHMGIGQAMSEEMIYYKGLIVNNNFLDYKIPTSLDTPDIHTNIIETIDPEGPFGAKECGEGALHPVIPAIANAIYDAVGIRITKLPIKSEDVLRLMKESKNAKTEIAER is encoded by the coding sequence ATGAAAGTTCTACATCTCAACATTAATGGAAAATCCTATGATGTTCCTGTAAGCGAACACGAGATGCTTTCGAATGTCATACGTGAAAAAATTGGATTGACCGGAACGAAGATTGGCTGTTCGCAGGGAAGTTGCGGAGCCTGTACTGTCATGGTAAATGACGAACCCGTTCTGAGTTGCATCACACCTGCTTTACGCTTTGAAAACGCGAAGATCACGACCATCGAAGGAGTTGCTGTAAATGGGGAGATGCATCGGTTGCAGGAAAAATTTGTGCATAAAGGAGCCATCCAATGTGGCTTTTGTACACCCGGAATGGTTCTTACTGCGCTTGGCCTTGTTAAAAATCTTTCCGCGGACAATAATTTACAACTGGATGCGGAAAAATATAAAGCCCGTATACGCGAAGGTTTGTCCGGTAATGTGTGCAGGTGCACAGGATATAAAAAGATCATAGAAGCAGTAACAGAATACGCTCTTGAAACTGAAACAACAGAAAAAAAGAAAGCCATAGCAGAATTTCAGGAAGCTGTTCCAATGGTTGGCACAGGACGGCCGGCCATTGAAGCGGAAAAGAAAGCAAAAGGTCTTGCGGAATATGCTGATGACATTCGGACAAAAGAGGCTTTGCATGTGAAGTTTTTACGCAGCATTTATCCTCACGCGAAAATTCTCAATGTCGATACACTTGATGCTTCCCGAATACCGGGTGTTCGGTATATCGCAACAGGCGCGGAGTTGCCGGGAAAATTCGGTGTTCTTCCAATCTCGCATGATGAAACCGCAATGGCCATTGACAAGGTCAGGTATATAGGGGAAATTGTCGCGGCGGTTGCGGCAGACACAGAAGAGATCGCAGCTGATGCATGTAAGGTAATTCATGTAAGCTATCAGCCTATCCGGGAATTTCTCACGATCGATGATTCGATCCATGACATTGGTGATCATGAAAAAATTCATGAGCATACAAAATTCAACAACAATATTCATAAAAAAGCGGAGCTGCGTTTCGGTGATCAGCAGGAAGGATTGAATGGATCAGATGTTGTAAGCTCGCTGACATTTAATTTCGAAGCAGTAACACACGCATTTACCGAGCCGCACGCGGCGATTGCTTTTTGGGATGAAAATGGATTAACGATCACCACGGCTACTCAGGTTCCACATTATCTCCATCGCGCGCTTGCAAGTGTATTGAATGTTCCTTTGAATCGCGTACGTGTGATCAAACCATATGTTGGCGGTGGATTTGGAGGAAAGAGCGATCCTTTTCCACATGAAATCATCATCGCGCATATTGCCCGACAGACAGGAAAAGCGGTTCGTGTCAAACTCACACGGGAAGAAGTATTCATTACTAACCATGGAAGACATCCGTCACGGATGACCATAAAATTGGGCGCAAGTAAAGATGGCATCTTACAAGCACTCGATGCTGATATTGCCATCGACGGCGGAGCCTACGGAAGTTTTGGCGTGGTTACTTCGTATTACAACGGAGTATTGCTGCAAGCTCCGTATAAGCTGAGCAATTTCGGTTTCCGTACTTTCAGGGTTTATACCAACAAACCTCAATCGGGTGCTATGCGCGGACATGGTGCCGTTAATTCACGATTCGCAGTAGAAAGTTTGATTGATGAAATAGCACACAAAATCAACATGGATCCTGTTGAACTGCGAATGAAGAATTTTCTGGATTCAAATTCGATGACTGTTGGGGAATACCGAATCACATCCAACGGCAGCCGCGAGTCATTGCAAAAAGTAACGGACCAATCCGACTGGAAAAATAAACATGGCAAACTTGAATACGGTCATGGTATGGGTACCGGTTGTGGATTTTTTATCAGTGGCAGCGCGTTGCCAATTATCTGGAATGAATTACCACAATCGGTGGTTCATCTGAAAGTTGATTTCGACGGCAGAGTGGTGATTACTTCAGGTGCCAGCGATATCGGACAAGGAAGTGATACGATGCTGGCGATGATTGTAGCGGAAGTTCTTGGAATCGGGCTTGAAAGAATTTTTGTTCTTGCAGCGGATACCTTGCTGACACCTGTTGATCTTGGAAGTTATTCCAGCAGGGTCACCTTTATGGCGGGGAATGCCGCGAAGGACGCGGCTGAAAATCTACGTAATGAAATAGCACAAACCATTTCGAAAAATTCCGGAGTCCCGGTGGATGAATTGATTTTTAAGCATGGAAGAATCATCAGCAATGACAAGACGATTGACCTGGCGTGGACAGATGCCATTGAACAACTCACTGCCAAACGTGGCGCTGTGAGTGTGAGTGGCAAGTACATTTCACCAAAACTCGGCGGGAATTTTAAAGGTTCAGGTGCCGGACTGAGCCCCTCCTATTCTTTTGGAGCCTGCACTGCGGAAGTCAAAGTAGATGTAAATACCGGACATGTTAAAATAGTAAATTTATGGGGAGCTCACGACTGTGGCAAGGCAATTAATCCACTTGCTGTAGAGGGGCAACTGGAAGGATCCTGGCACATGGGAATTGGACAAGCGATGAGCGAAGAAATGATTTATTACAAAGGACTCATCGTCAACAATAATTTTCTTGATTATAAAATTCCCACTTCTCTCGACACGCCTGACATACATACCAATATCATCGAGACGATAGATCCGGAAGGACCTTTCGGAGCAAAAGAATGTGGCGAAGGCGCATTGCATCCTGTGATTCCCGCAATTGCAAATGCGATTTACGATGCCGTAGGAATACGAATTACAAAATTACCAATCAAATCGGAGGATGTATTACGACTGATGAAGGAAAGTAAAAATGCAAAAACTGAAATTGCCGAACGATGA
- a CDS encoding FAD binding domain-containing protein, with product MTGEKFYFKPETVAEAIQLAGENKHSFRFLAGGSDLLVNKFQSNAETDCLIDITEIAELKQVIHTGNKLITGTLIRLDDLKNYEIIRKNFPALLEAARAVASPLLRKTATLGGNILCENRCSFYNQSEWWREAVGYCLKCEGDVCIATGGKKACFSKFVSDTAPVLISMDAEIEVMDEHGIKTIPLESIYTGDGVNPRNLSVTSLIKNIILPTDIHFKTIFKKLRPREAVDFTSLTTAVTIHSTGKLKIVIGGVDPKPVVIEGTLNGNNDHYIKQALKSCRVVDNDHYSRPYRREMIQVFLTSSFSELIS from the coding sequence ATGACAGGAGAGAAATTTTATTTTAAACCTGAAACGGTTGCCGAAGCAATTCAACTGGCAGGAGAAAACAAGCATTCATTCCGGTTTCTTGCCGGAGGTTCTGATTTGCTTGTGAATAAATTTCAGTCTAACGCAGAAACAGATTGCCTCATCGACATCACTGAAATAGCAGAATTAAAACAAGTAATACACACAGGAAATAAATTAATAACAGGAACGTTAATTCGTTTGGATGATCTGAAGAATTACGAAATCATCCGAAAGAATTTTCCCGCCCTACTGGAGGCGGCCAGGGCTGTTGCTTCTCCCCTGCTCAGAAAAACGGCGACTCTCGGAGGAAATATTCTGTGCGAAAACCGATGTTCATTTTACAATCAAAGTGAATGGTGGAGAGAAGCTGTGGGATATTGCCTGAAATGCGAGGGAGATGTTTGTATCGCGACAGGTGGTAAAAAAGCCTGCTTTTCAAAATTCGTTTCAGATACAGCACCGGTTCTCATCAGTATGGACGCGGAAATTGAAGTTATGGATGAGCATGGAATAAAAACAATCCCTTTGGAATCCATTTACACCGGTGATGGCGTGAATCCACGAAACCTGTCTGTGACTTCCCTCATTAAAAACATTATTCTGCCAACAGATATTCATTTCAAAACGATTTTTAAAAAATTGCGACCACGTGAAGCCGTTGATTTTACCTCGCTCACAACAGCAGTTACTATTCATTCAACAGGCAAATTAAAAATTGTGATTGGAGGAGTGGATCCTAAACCCGTAGTGATCGAAGGAACTTTAAACGGAAACAACGACCACTATATCAAACAAGCCTTAAAAAGCTGCCGTGTTGTAGACAACGATCACTATTCAAGGCCCTATCGCCGGGAGATGATCCAGGTTTTCCTGACCAGTAGTTTTTCTGAACTTATTTCATAA
- a CDS encoding hemerythrin domain-containing protein, with amino-acid sequence MNNSMLVLYEEHATIIKVIDAAKNATLLLEKNPGEYENYIRRLIHFFRTYADQYHHHKEEEILFPEMAKKNELLGGSILHEMLENHDDFRSMIREIENLLSKKEYGKAQAQLNIYTEALLNHIAAENEEVFPIAETLFNDTELENLKFRFVDTDQGLGIDLKTEMEDWTRQMGEHFFLRP; translated from the coding sequence ATGAACAATTCCATGCTAGTTTTGTACGAAGAACATGCCACCATCATCAAAGTAATTGATGCGGCAAAAAATGCTACACTGCTTTTGGAAAAGAACCCCGGTGAATATGAAAATTACATTCGCCGTCTCATCCATTTTTTCAGAACTTATGCTGATCAGTACCATCATCACAAAGAAGAAGAAATATTGTTCCCGGAAATGGCGAAGAAGAACGAATTGCTCGGGGGAAGTATACTTCATGAAATGCTGGAAAATCATGATGACTTCCGGTCCATGATCAGGGAAATTGAGAATCTATTGAGCAAAAAAGAATACGGCAAAGCACAAGCCCAACTCAATATATATACTGAAGCACTTTTAAACCATATCGCGGCGGAAAATGAAGAAGTCTTCCCGATAGCTGAAACACTTTTCAATGATACTGAACTTGAAAATCTGAAATTCCGCTTTGTTGACACGGACCAAGGACTGGGAATTGATCTGAAGACAGAAATGGAAGATTGGACAAGACAGATGGGTGAGCATTTTTTCCTTCGACCATGA